A region from the Aegilops tauschii subsp. strangulata cultivar AL8/78 chromosome 5, Aet v6.0, whole genome shotgun sequence genome encodes:
- the LOC109776738 gene encoding GDSL esterase/lipase At5g45910, producing the protein MGLALALSFLLCFCLHGLSSGSPYFTSLFTLGDSYIDAGNFVIMAPPAVPVWHDRPPYGMTFFGRPTGRLSDGRVTVDFIAEQFGLPLLRASLLNRSDNVSRGINFAVGGATAIDVDFYERSKLVQFKLINNSLNVQLDWFEELRPTICNKTVGECFSKALFFVGEFGVNDYNFLWNAGKTEHEVRSYVPKVVKNIAVAVERLIKGGAVYVVVPGNPPNGCSPTMLTTRSSLNKTIMYDRIGCLSDINRVAKYHNSMLHAAIRVLRGKYSHARIIYADFYGPIITILENPSRFGVTGDDALRACCGGGGAYNWNASAVCGMPGVTACKNPSAFVNWDGIHYTEATYRFIAEGWLHGPFADPPILSALRY; encoded by the exons ATGGGACTCGCTCTCGCGCTCTCCTTTCTCCTCTGCTTCTGTCTCCATGGCCTGAGCTCGGGCTCGCCCTACTTCACCTCATTGTTCACCCTTGGAGACTCCTACATCGATGCCGGCAACTTCGTGATCATGGCTCCTCCGGCGGTGCCCGTGTGGCACGACAGACCTCCCTACGGCATGACCTTCTTCGGGCGCCCCACGGGCCGCCTCAGCGACGGGCGAGTCACCGTCGATTTCATCG CCGAGCAGTTTGGTCTCCCTCTTCTTCGAGCTTCCCTGCTAAACAGGTCGGACAACGTCTCCAGAGGCATCAATTTTGCCGTCGGGGGCGCGACGGCGATCGACGTCGACTTCTATGAGAGGAGCAAATTGGTTCAGTTCAAGCTTATAAACAATTCTCTGAACGTGCAGTTGGACTGGTTCGAGGAACTCAGGCCAACGATTTGCAACAAGACCGTAG GTGAATGCTTCAGTAAAGCCCTCTTCTTCGTTGGGGAGTTTGGAGTGAATGACTACAACTTCCTGTGGAATGCCGGGAAGACTGAACACGAAGTGAGATCCTATGTACCCAAAGTTGTGAAAAATATTGCCGTGGCCGTGGAG AGGCTCATCAAAGGAGGTGCAGTTTACGTGGTCGTACCGGGGAATCCGCCGAACGGGTGCTCACCCACCATGCTGACGACCCGCTCGAGCCTCAACAAGACGATAATGTACGACCGCATCGGCTGCCTAAGCGACATCAACCGCGTGGCCAAGTACCACAACTCCATGCTCCACGCGGCGATTCGCGTTCTCAGGGGCAAGTACTCGCATGCCAGGATCATCTACGCCGACTTCTACGGCCCGATCATCACAATCCTCGAAAACCCAAGCCGATTCG GAGTCACCGGCGACGACGCTCTACGGGCTTGCTGCGGAGGCGGCGGGGCATACAACTGGAATGCCAGTGCTGTCTGCGGCATGCCGGGGGTGACGGCCTGCAAGAATCCCTCGGCGTTCGTGAACTGGGATGGGATTCACTACACGGAGGCTACATACCGCTTCATCGCCGAAGGATGGCTCCACGGTCCTTTTGCCGATCCGCCAATACTAAGTGCTCTTCGCTACTAG
- the LOC109776739 gene encoding GDSL esterase/lipase At5g45910-like, giving the protein MKLILALSILFLSCIHGVSSDSRFFTAMYSLGDSYIDAGNFLIMAAAMVPAVPVVHDKLPYGMTFFGHPTGRLSDGRNTIDFIAQEFGLPLLGPSLLNDSDASKGVNFAVGGAPAIDVDYFEKNNIVQFKLLNNSLSVQLGWFEQLRPAICNKTETSGCEGCFSKSLFFVGEFGVNDYNFLWFAGKTEDEVMSHVPTVVQNIATAVEGLIKGGAVYVVVPGNPPLGCSPTMLTSRSGPNTTEYDPMGCLIDVNRVATVHNSRLRAAVVSLRGRYPRATIILADFYSPIIKILRNPSHYGVTEADALRACCGAGGTYNWNGSAICGMPGATACINPSAFVNWDGVHYTEATNGYIADWWLRGPFADPPIMSVVRY; this is encoded by the exons ATGAAGCTCATTCTCGCGCTCTCCATTCTCTTCCTCTCCTGCATCCATGGCGTGAGCTCCGACTCACGCTTCTTCACCGCCATGTATTCCCTCGGGGACTCCTACATCGACGCGGGCAACTTTCTGATCATGGCCGCTGCGATGGTGCCGGCTGTGCCCGTCGTGCATGACAAGCTTCCTTACGGGATGACCTTCTTTGGCCACCCCACAGGCCGCCTCAGCGACGGCAGAAACACCATCGATTTCATCG CCCAGGAGTTTGGTCTCCCCCTTCTTGGACCCTCCCTGCTGAATGACTCGGACGCCTCCAAAGGCGTAAACTTCGCTGTCGGCGGCGCACCGGCGATCGACGTCGACTACTTCGAGAAGAACAACATAGTTCAGTTTAAGCTTCTGAACAATTCTCTGAGCGTGCAGCTGGGTTGGTTCGAGCAACTCAGGCCAGCGATTTGCAACAAGACCGAGACCTCAG GGTGCGAAGGTTGCTTCAGTAAGTCTCTCTTCTTCGTTGGGGAGTTTGGAGTGAACGATTACAACTTCCTATGGTTTGCCGGCAAGACTGAGGACGAAGTGATGTCGCATGTACCTACAGTTGTCCAAAACATTGCCACGGCCGTGGAG GGGCTCATCAAAGGAGGCGCGGTCTACGTGGTGGTGCCGGGGAACCCACCGCTGGGGTGCTCACCCACCATGCTGACGAGCCGCTCCGGCCCCAACACGACGGAGTACGACCCCATGGGCTGCCTCATCGACGTCAACCGCGTGGCCACGGTCCACAACTCCCGGCTCCGCGCCGCAGTCGTCTCTCTCAGGGGCAGGTACCCCCGTGCCACCATCATCTTGGCCGACTTCTACAGCCCCATCATCAAGATCCTCCGCAACCCCAGCCATTACG GGGTGACCGAGGCGGACGCTCTCCGGGCTTGCTGCGGAGCCGGCGGCACGTACAACTGGAACGGCAGCGCCATCTGCGGCATGCCGGGGGCGACCGCATGCATTAACCCGTCGGCGTTCGTCAACTGGGATGGAGTTCACTACACGGAGGCCACCAACGGGTACATCGCCGACTGGTGGCTCCGCGGCCCTTTCGCCGACCCGCCTATAATGAGTGTTGTGCGCTACTAA